The Candidatus Methylomirabilota bacterium genome has a window encoding:
- a CDS encoding DUF721 domain-containing protein translates to MMERTMGTRGGRNPVRVGNLLTVAVPALAERMLEEAIRREWAQTAGPEAARRSRPGALRQGTLEVSVDNSPWLQELTLRSAAIVAALRKRHGSAVIGVRFALGSGRGDSDVAAGSARTRTEAPQRRLTVPERRLTVEETRMVDAAAGQVPDPALASSLKRLLTKDLLARGERRAPAASEQP, encoded by the coding sequence ATGATGGAACGCACGATGGGCACGCGCGGCGGCCGTAATCCGGTAAGGGTCGGCAACCTGCTGACCGTGGCGGTCCCGGCCTTGGCCGAGCGGATGCTTGAGGAGGCGATACGCCGGGAGTGGGCGCAGACGGCGGGCCCCGAGGCCGCCCGGCGCTCCCGCCCCGGGGCGCTCCGGCAGGGCACGCTCGAGGTCAGCGTAGACAACTCCCCGTGGCTCCAGGAGCTGACGCTGCGCTCCGCTGCCATCGTGGCCGCGCTGCGGAAGCGCCACGGCTCGGCCGTCATCGGGGTGCGGTTCGCGCTGGGCAGCGGACGAGGTGACTCCGACGTCGCCGCGGGGTCCGCGCGCACGCGCACCGAGGCGCCTCAGCGGCGCCTGACCGTCCCCGAGCGGCGCTTGACCGTCGAAGAGACGCGCATGGTGGATGCCGCGGCCGGTCAGGTCCCCGATCCCGCGCTCGCATCGTCGCTCAAGAGGCTTCTGACCAAGGACTTGCTGGCGCGCGGCGAGCGACGTGCTCCCGCCGCTTCGGAGCAGCCATGA
- the nikB gene encoding nickel ABC transporter permease, whose amino-acid sequence MRSYLLRRLWQAVLVLFGVSVVVFLILHLTGDPAALLLPPDATAEDVARFRKAMGFDDPVAVQYLRFLKGALRGDFGESLRHGEPAMHLVLERLPATFELAGAGLLLALCLAIPAGIISAVKRNTPIDYISTVVALMGQAMPTFWLGIMLILVFSVRLSWLPSSGRGDFQHLILPAVTLGLFTTARITRLTRSGMLEVLGQDYIRTARAKGVSEQPVVWKHALKNASIPIITIVGIELGTLLGGSVITETIFAWPGVGRLSVQAIFNRDYPVVQAAVFILASTFVFLNLLVDIAYTWLDPRIRFR is encoded by the coding sequence ATGAGGTCCTACCTGCTCCGCCGGCTGTGGCAGGCGGTGCTCGTGCTCTTCGGCGTCTCCGTCGTCGTGTTCCTCATCCTGCACCTCACCGGTGATCCGGCCGCGCTGCTCCTGCCGCCCGACGCGACGGCCGAGGACGTGGCGCGCTTCCGCAAGGCCATGGGCTTCGACGATCCCGTGGCCGTGCAGTACCTCCGCTTTCTCAAGGGCGCGCTGCGCGGGGACTTTGGCGAGTCGCTCCGCCACGGCGAGCCCGCCATGCACCTCGTTCTGGAACGGCTGCCCGCGACGTTCGAGCTGGCCGGCGCCGGGCTCCTCCTCGCACTGTGCCTCGCCATTCCCGCCGGCATCATCTCGGCGGTCAAGCGGAACACGCCCATCGACTACATCTCGACCGTGGTCGCCCTCATGGGCCAGGCCATGCCGACCTTCTGGCTCGGCATCATGCTGATCCTGGTCTTCTCGGTGCGGCTCAGCTGGCTGCCCTCCTCGGGCCGCGGCGACTTCCAGCACCTCATCCTGCCGGCGGTGACGCTCGGGCTCTTCACCACGGCGCGCATCACGCGGCTGACGCGCTCCGGCATGCTCGAGGTGCTGGGGCAGGACTACATCCGCACCGCGCGGGCCAAGGGGGTCAGCGAGCAGCCGGTGGTCTGGAAGCACGCGCTCAAGAACGCGTCGATCCCCATCATCACCATCGTCGGGATCGAGCTCGGCACGCTGCTCGGCGGCTCGGTCATCACCGAGACCATCTTCGCCTGGCCCGGGGTCGGGCGCCTCTCGGTGCAGGCCATCTTCAACCGCGACTACCCCGTGGTGCAGGCGGCCGTCTTCATCCTCGCCAGCACCTTCGTGTTCCTGAACCTCCTCGTGGACATCGCCTACACCTGGCTCGATCCGCGGATCAGGTTCCGCTGA
- a CDS encoding ABC transporter permease — MTPPNGTAVALRAPVEVEERQWVMTLKRLARRRTALFGLGVVVTVLLAAAFAPWLTPFDPLEQDINQRLREPGWQTAEGRIHALGTDHLGRDILARVIFGSRIALLVGLSAVLISGVLGMAIGLVSGYFGGKVDDFFMRLADIQLAFPFILLAIAVIGVLGPSLRNIIIVIGVSSWVVYARVVRGEVLSIREREFVQAAIALGSRDGRVLVRHVLPNAFTPWLVVATLDMARVIVIESALSFLGLGVQPPTPTWGGMLADGRVYLSTAWWLATFPGLAILVTVLGINLLGDGLRDTLDPRLNV, encoded by the coding sequence ATGACGCCGCCCAACGGCACCGCCGTCGCGCTCCGGGCTCCGGTCGAGGTCGAGGAGCGGCAGTGGGTGATGACGCTCAAGCGGCTCGCCCGGCGCCGCACGGCGCTCTTCGGGCTGGGCGTCGTGGTCACGGTGCTGCTGGCCGCCGCCTTCGCCCCGTGGCTCACGCCCTTCGACCCGCTCGAGCAGGACATCAACCAGCGCCTGAGGGAGCCCGGATGGCAGACCGCCGAAGGGCGCATCCACGCGCTCGGCACCGATCACCTGGGCCGGGACATCCTGGCGCGCGTGATCTTCGGCTCGCGCATCGCCCTCCTCGTCGGGCTGTCGGCCGTCCTCATTTCCGGCGTGCTCGGCATGGCCATCGGCCTCGTCTCCGGCTACTTCGGCGGCAAGGTGGACGACTTCTTCATGCGCCTGGCCGACATCCAGCTGGCCTTTCCGTTCATCCTGCTCGCCATCGCCGTCATCGGCGTGCTCGGCCCGAGCCTGCGCAACATCATCATCGTGATCGGCGTGTCCTCGTGGGTGGTGTACGCGCGCGTCGTCCGCGGCGAGGTGCTCTCGATCCGCGAGCGCGAGTTCGTCCAGGCGGCCATCGCGCTCGGCAGCCGGGACGGGCGCGTGCTGGTCCGCCACGTGCTGCCGAACGCCTTCACGCCGTGGCTCGTGGTCGCCACGCTCGACATGGCGCGAGTCATCGTCATCGAGTCTGCGCTGTCTTTCCTGGGGCTGGGTGTCCAGCCGCCCACGCCGACGTGGGGCGGCATGCTCGCCGACGGGCGCGTCTACCTCTCGACGGCGTGGTGGCTCGCGACCTTCCCGGGCCTGGCCATCCTCGTGACGGTGCTCGGCATCAACCTGCTCGGCGACGGACTCCGCGACACGCTGGACCCCCGGCTGAACGTCTGA
- a CDS encoding tetratricopeptide repeat protein has protein sequence MTRFWIVLSAAVAIAGCASMEPLTAADDPGATADAPPPKIRDPRAAAYYFYSVAQMHARAGRVQDAIASLRQAIDRDPDTAALWVQLSQWLARANEPAKAVEAAHKAIALEPGNATPHLTLADIFRRQRRFTDAEDELEKAIQLAPGSPDAYIALAQQDIELKQFDKARAVLLRLVAVQPGSAQAQNLLGRVAIDGEQWDEAITRLNRAVELDPDMDAAWMALGYVYETRQQPEEALKVYRQALQANPENIAFVERLGDVLVRLGRFKEAQQEVEALAESAPRDPRIWIKLGAIYYEQKQWDRAVAAFRNAVAIEPTNLRARYFLATALMDSGKDAEAVAELEKILAADPRSVDARVQLAFLHGRAKRHDEAIRLLQEAVNIEPKRGELFLYLGTAYFRARQYDRSLAALQEGLSLDDNNKDLVFQTGVVYEKQGRFDDAVGAFRRVLVLDPKHAESYNYIGYMYAERGQDLGEAVQLIKRALDLDPENGYFIDSLGWAYYQQGRYDDALKELQRAVSFAKEDPVILDHLADAYIKTGRTDDAITAWERALKGDVDSSVAGTIKKKLDDARDKARRSKGGDRPKAEQK, from the coding sequence ATGACCCGATTCTGGATCGTCCTCTCGGCCGCGGTCGCGATCGCAGGCTGCGCGTCGATGGAGCCCTTGACCGCCGCCGATGACCCCGGCGCGACGGCCGACGCGCCGCCCCCGAAGATCCGCGACCCGCGCGCCGCCGCGTACTACTTCTACTCGGTCGCCCAAATGCACGCCCGCGCAGGCCGCGTCCAGGACGCCATCGCCTCGCTCCGCCAGGCCATCGACCGCGATCCCGACACGGCGGCGCTGTGGGTGCAGCTTTCCCAGTGGCTGGCGCGCGCCAACGAGCCGGCCAAGGCCGTCGAGGCGGCGCACAAGGCAATCGCGCTCGAGCCCGGCAACGCGACGCCCCATCTCACGCTCGCCGACATCTTCCGGCGTCAGCGGCGCTTCACCGACGCCGAGGACGAGCTCGAGAAGGCCATCCAGCTGGCGCCCGGCTCGCCCGATGCCTATATCGCCCTCGCCCAGCAGGACATCGAGCTGAAGCAGTTCGACAAGGCGCGGGCGGTGCTGCTGCGCCTGGTCGCGGTCCAGCCCGGCTCGGCGCAGGCGCAGAACCTGCTCGGACGTGTGGCCATCGATGGCGAGCAGTGGGACGAGGCGATCACGCGCCTCAATCGCGCTGTCGAGCTGGACCCCGACATGGACGCGGCGTGGATGGCGCTCGGCTACGTGTACGAGACGCGCCAGCAGCCGGAAGAAGCGCTCAAGGTCTACCGGCAGGCGCTGCAGGCCAACCCGGAGAACATCGCCTTCGTCGAGCGGCTGGGTGACGTGCTGGTCCGGCTCGGCCGCTTCAAGGAGGCGCAGCAAGAGGTCGAGGCGCTGGCGGAGTCCGCGCCGCGCGACCCGCGCATCTGGATCAAGCTCGGCGCGATCTACTACGAGCAGAAGCAGTGGGATCGCGCCGTGGCGGCCTTCCGCAACGCCGTCGCGATCGAGCCCACCAACCTGCGGGCGCGCTATTTCCTCGCTACCGCGCTCATGGATTCCGGCAAGGACGCGGAAGCGGTCGCCGAGCTCGAGAAGATCCTGGCCGCCGACCCGCGCTCGGTCGACGCCCGCGTCCAGCTCGCGTTCCTCCACGGCCGCGCCAAGCGCCACGACGAGGCCATCCGGCTCCTGCAGGAAGCCGTCAACATCGAGCCCAAGCGGGGCGAGCTCTTTCTCTACCTGGGCACCGCGTACTTCCGGGCCCGGCAGTACGACCGCTCGCTGGCCGCGCTCCAGGAAGGGCTCAGCCTCGACGACAACAACAAGGACCTGGTCTTCCAGACGGGCGTCGTCTACGAAAAGCAGGGGCGCTTCGACGACGCCGTGGGGGCCTTCCGCCGCGTGCTCGTGCTCGACCCCAAACACGCCGAGTCCTACAACTACATCGGCTACATGTACGCCGAGCGCGGCCAGGACCTGGGCGAGGCCGTGCAGCTCATCAAGCGCGCGCTCGACCTCGACCCCGAGAACGGCTACTTCATCGACAGCCTGGGCTGGGCCTACTACCAGCAGGGACGCTACGACGACGCGCTCAAGGAGCTGCAGCGCGCCGTGTCCTTCGCCAAGGAAGACCCGGTCATCCTCGACCACCTGGCCGACGCGTACATCAAAACGGGCCGCACCGACGACGCGATCACCGCCTGGGAGCGCGCGCTCAAGGGGGACGTCGACAGCAGCGTCGCCGGGACGATCAAGAAGAAGCTCGACGATGCGCGCGACAAGGCCCGCCGGTCCAAGGGCGGTGACCGTCCCAAGGCCGAGCAGAAGTAA
- the rlmD gene encoding 23S rRNA (uracil(1939)-C(5))-methyltransferase RlmD, whose amino-acid sequence MSRPQRGQRLSVTIDDLAFGGEGVGRADGYVVFVRGGVPGDRLRVRLDQARSRFGRGTIEAIETPSPHRVEAPCPYFGRCGGCRLQHVDYQAQLSFKSKQVADALERLGGLGPVDVRPILAAVETYGYRNKMEFTIARAGDGAGLTVGLHEAARYDAVLDIERCLLQSDSMNALLHDARRFFAASGLTAWEQDSGEGLLRFLMLREGYRTGESMVNIVTSSPAVSELAPLAERLSAREPRTTSVVVNVNPKKASVAVGVEEHLLGGRDHIRESVGGLEFQVSANSFFQTNTAQAERLFALVLDSAGLDGGETVLDLYSGTGAISLQLAKRCRWVYGVEVTQAAVDDAARNAAANGIANCTFLAGEVRFVLPQLVSQGVSAQVVVADPPRAGFHPKALRALLQMGPARIVYVSCNPATLARDLGELVRGGYRLEWVQPVDMFPHTPHIEAVARLERVPA is encoded by the coding sequence ATGAGCCGGCCCCAGCGCGGTCAACGCTTGTCCGTCACCATCGACGACCTCGCATTCGGGGGCGAAGGCGTCGGCCGGGCGGACGGCTACGTGGTCTTCGTACGGGGCGGCGTGCCCGGTGACCGCCTGCGCGTCCGCCTCGACCAGGCTCGTTCCCGCTTCGGCCGCGGCACGATCGAGGCCATCGAGACTCCGTCGCCGCACCGGGTCGAGGCCCCGTGCCCGTACTTCGGACGCTGCGGGGGCTGCAGGCTGCAGCACGTGGACTACCAGGCGCAGCTGTCGTTCAAGTCCAAGCAGGTCGCCGACGCGCTCGAGCGGCTGGGCGGCCTCGGTCCCGTCGACGTCCGCCCCATCCTCGCTGCCGTGGAGACCTACGGCTACCGGAACAAGATGGAGTTCACCATCGCGCGCGCCGGGGATGGCGCGGGCCTGACGGTGGGCCTCCACGAGGCGGCGCGCTACGACGCGGTCCTCGACATCGAGCGGTGTCTCCTCCAGTCAGATAGCATGAACGCGCTGCTCCACGACGCGCGGCGCTTCTTCGCCGCGAGCGGGCTCACCGCGTGGGAGCAGGACTCGGGCGAGGGGCTCCTGCGCTTTCTCATGCTGCGCGAGGGGTACCGGACGGGCGAGAGCATGGTCAACATCGTCACCTCGTCGCCGGCGGTGTCGGAGCTGGCGCCCCTGGCCGAGCGGCTCTCGGCGCGCGAGCCACGGACCACGAGCGTGGTGGTGAACGTCAACCCCAAGAAGGCGAGCGTCGCGGTGGGCGTGGAGGAGCACCTCCTCGGCGGCCGCGACCACATCCGCGAGTCGGTGGGCGGGCTCGAGTTCCAGGTCTCGGCCAACTCGTTCTTCCAGACCAACACTGCGCAGGCCGAGCGGCTCTTCGCCCTCGTGCTCGACTCGGCGGGCCTGGACGGCGGCGAGACCGTGCTGGATCTGTACTCCGGCACGGGCGCCATCAGCCTGCAGCTGGCCAAGCGCTGCCGCTGGGTCTACGGCGTCGAGGTGACGCAGGCCGCTGTGGACGATGCGGCCCGAAACGCCGCCGCCAACGGCATCGCCAACTGCACCTTCCTCGCCGGGGAAGTTCGCTTCGTCCTGCCTCAGCTGGTCTCCCAGGGCGTGAGCGCGCAGGTGGTCGTGGCGGACCCGCCGCGGGCGGGCTTCCACCCGAAGGCGCTGCGCGCGCTCCTGCAGATGGGGCCCGCGCGGATCGTCTACGTCTCGTGCAACCCGGCGACGCTGGCGCGGGACCTGGGCGAGCTCGTGCGCGGCGGCTATCGCCTCGAGTGGGTGCAGCCGGTGGACATGTTCCCGCACACGCCGCACATCGAGGCCGTGGCTCGATTGGAGCGCGTTCCCGCATGA